The window GGATCTTTTCGACACCAAAGGAATTTCCACGACCTGGGGAGCTGCTCCTTATAAAGAAAACGTTCCTGAGTCAGATGCCCACATAGTCAAAAAACTTCGGGATGTCGGCGCAGTATTGTTGGGTAAAACCAGCTGCGGAGCCCTGGCGTATGGAGACATCTGGTACGGCGGCGTAACGCGTAATCCGTGGGATACGCGAGAAGGCTCATCGGGCTCGAGCGCAGGTTCGGCTTCCGCAACCGCCGCTGGCCTGGTCGCTTTTTCCATCGGAACTGAAACACTGGGTTCAATCGTCAGCCCTTCAGTCAGATGCGGAGTGACGGGATTGCGCCCGACATTTGGACGGGTCGGAAGATCCGGTGGCATGACTCTCTGTTGGAGCCTCGACAAAATTGGCGCCATTTGTAAATCGGTCGAAGATACCGCATTGGTCCTCAAGGCAATCAATGGAATCGACTCCGACGACGCATCCTCCATTCCAACGGAATTCGGCTACGATCTGGGCATCGATTTAACCCAACTTCGGGTTGGCTACGATCCACTGTTCTTCAGCGATCAAGAAAAACATGCGGTCAACCGTGAGGTGCTGGAGTCCTTGAAAACCATCGGGGTACAATTACATGAGATAACACTTCCTGCAAGGGATGCCGAGCCACTCATGCTACAACTCGATGTCGAAGCTGCGGCAGCATTCGAAGAACTTACCCTTTCAAACCGGGATGATGAGCTTCGTTGGCAGGTAGATAAAGCCTGGCCAAACAGTTTTCGGCAGGCCCGGTTAGTCCCAGCCGTGGATTACATTCAAGCCGATCGCCTCAGGCGCTTGTTCATGCAAGACATGCATATGCTTTTCCAGGAGGTAGATGTTATTATCGGAGACAACTTTGGCGGCGGAATGTTGAGAATCACCAATTTCACCGGACACCCTCAACTCACGCTACCC is drawn from Verrucomicrobiota bacterium and contains these coding sequences:
- a CDS encoding amidase; this encodes MPKLNATLNRRHFITATGASLGLLVGGCKPKADNLPAADIKPEEETTPKVVSTPVNETVSKPTHAVEELLDIDYTEKEWDQLLTGFDDQIDLLRKTRALNHPNSLAPAQVFDPRLPGVKYNSDNDVFRLAAKSSNLPTNQEDIAFAPATQLSHWIQSKQISSLELTELYLQRIQKHNPTLQCFITVTADLARQQAQQADEEIQSGKYRGPLHGLPYGLKDLFDTKGISTTWGAAPYKENVPESDAHIVKKLRDVGAVLLGKTSCGALAYGDIWYGGVTRNPWDTREGSSGSSAGSASATAAGLVAFSIGTETLGSIVSPSVRCGVTGLRPTFGRVGRSGGMTLCWSLDKIGAICKSVEDTALVLKAINGIDSDDASSIPTEFGYDLGIDLTQLRVGYDPLFFSDQEKHAVNREVLESLKTIGVQLHEITLPARDAEPLMLQLDVEAAAAFEELTLSNRDDELRWQVDKAWPNSFRQARLVPAVDYIQADRLRRLFMQDMHMLFQEVDVIIGDNFGGGMLRITNFTGHPQLTLPCGFSDRKIQTAFEETKVVEGEMGNFPASIGLWGTLFGEGKLLALGHALEEQMNVNSKRPSL